The following coding sequences lie in one Bacteroides helcogenes P 36-108 genomic window:
- a CDS encoding RagB/SusD family nutrient uptake outer membrane protein → MKKIKQLILMFMAVALYSSCDALDMSPEDYNGSGNFWTSEAQVSGFMTGIHSQLRSNYFTFFQMGELRGGTLREGTSSINTSLDYDVVKGNRITASTTGITNWNGLYSPIMQINHFIQRVTEECSFLSSSDRSYYLGQAYGMRALYYFLLYKTYGGVPLVTTVELLNGQVTAEKFYQERATATATMDLIKEDIGKSETYFGSTTTLDRNSWGIYATLMLKAEIYMWAAKVDLPKSGYTATGTTDLQVAKTALGKVIAASDKFELLDDYSEVFNTKKNKEVIFSIHYDYNEATNGYASQFFPNYDLFVGSMSDRNGKLIESDTLDMKGAGGVFRYEYKESLWKSYDATDTRRDATFFDFYSKTGAMGCCMLKAIGSISSTNNRVFDSDYIIYRYSDAILMMAECENGIGNPCASYINQIRQRAYGDNYSTSVAYTEGSYAENELAILHERDKEFPYEGKRWFDVVRLRDASKNSLAFSAVAGYADVAGEEPTAIIKPGFEYMLLWPVDVTVINNSNKFVKQTPGYE, encoded by the coding sequence ATGAAAAAGATTAAACAACTTATATTGATGTTTATGGCTGTGGCATTGTATTCTTCATGCGACGCTTTAGACATGTCTCCGGAAGACTACAACGGTAGCGGTAACTTCTGGACAAGTGAGGCCCAGGTTAGCGGCTTCATGACGGGAATACATTCACAACTCAGAAGCAATTATTTTACATTCTTCCAAATGGGAGAGTTGCGTGGTGGTACGTTGCGTGAAGGAACTTCAAGTATCAACACAAGTTTGGACTATGATGTTGTAAAGGGTAATAGAATTACTGCCAGCACCACCGGAATTACCAACTGGAATGGGCTTTATTCACCCATCATGCAGATTAACCATTTCATTCAACGGGTCACTGAAGAGTGTTCTTTCCTTTCCAGTTCAGACAGAAGCTATTATTTAGGACAGGCATACGGCATGAGAGCCTTGTATTATTTTCTGCTTTATAAGACTTATGGCGGTGTGCCTCTGGTTACAACGGTAGAATTGCTGAATGGACAAGTCACCGCAGAAAAATTCTATCAGGAACGTGCTACAGCTACTGCGACTATGGATCTTATAAAGGAAGATATTGGTAAGTCCGAGACCTATTTCGGCTCTACTACCACTCTTGACCGCAATTCATGGGGTATATATGCCACATTGATGCTGAAGGCCGAAATCTATATGTGGGCTGCTAAGGTAGATCTTCCAAAGAGTGGCTATACTGCGACAGGAACCACCGATTTGCAGGTTGCAAAGACAGCTTTGGGAAAAGTCATTGCCGCGTCGGATAAATTTGAGTTGCTGGATGATTATTCTGAAGTATTCAATACTAAAAAGAATAAAGAGGTGATTTTCTCTATCCATTATGATTACAATGAAGCTACCAATGGTTATGCGTCTCAATTCTTCCCCAACTATGACTTGTTTGTGGGATCCATGTCTGACAGAAATGGTAAGTTGATTGAATCGGATACTTTGGATATGAAAGGCGCCGGTGGTGTATTCCGTTATGAGTATAAAGAATCTTTGTGGAAGAGTTACGATGCTACAGATACTCGTAGAGATGCTACATTCTTCGACTTTTATTCAAAAACCGGTGCTATGGGATGCTGTATGCTGAAAGCTATTGGATCTATCAGCAGCACCAATAACCGTGTATTCGATAGCGATTACATTATCTATCGTTATTCTGACGCTATCTTGATGATGGCTGAGTGTGAAAATGGCATAGGTAATCCGTGCGCAAGCTACATCAATCAGATTCGTCAACGCGCCTATGGTGATAACTATAGCACTTCTGTGGCTTATACCGAAGGCTCTTATGCCGAGAATGAGTTGGCTATTCTGCACGAACGTGATAAAGAATTCCCTTATGAGGGCAAGCGTTGGTTTGATGTTGTCAGACTGCGTGATGCAAGTAAGAATTCTTTGGCATTTTCTGCCGTAGCTGGTTATGCAGATGTTGCTGGTGAAGAACCAACTGCAATAATCAAGCCGGGTTTCGAGTACATGCTTCTTTGGCCGGTTGACGTGACTGTAATAAACAATAGCAATAAGTTTGTGAAACAGACTCCGGGTTATGAATAA
- a CDS encoding sialidase family protein → MQDSIYIKEMYVPILIERIDNELFEIRIDAKESKMLDELQLTFDEGVKISEIEAVKLYYSGTEASNRKNANIFAPVDYISSHKEGRTFAANSSYSILKSEVKSPKHNVTLKAAQKLYPGINYFWVSLQMNPKTSVLSKISVEIKAIKVDGNTAPSRQVNAKREHYMGVGVRHAGDDGVSAFRIPGLVTTNKGTLLGVYDIRYNNSKDLQEYIEIGVSRSTDGGQTWEKMRTAIGFGEYDGMPKSQNGIGDPAILVDKQTGTIWIVAAWTHGMGVGAAWWNSLQGMTLNQTAQLIMAKSDDDGKTWSAPINITEQVKDPSWYFLLQGPGRGISMEDGTLVFASQFIGSDRIPNSSIIYSKDHGKNWHMGSLARPNTTEAQVAEVTPGVLMLNMRDNRGGSRAVSTTDDLGKTWKEHVSSRTSLREPVCMASLISVKAKDNVLGKDILLFSNPDDTKARRNITIKASLDGGVTWLPANQVLLDANDGWGYSCLTMIDKETVGILYESSVAHMTFQAVKLKDIVRE, encoded by the coding sequence ATGCAGGACAGCATATATATTAAAGAGATGTATGTGCCCATATTGATAGAAAGAATAGACAATGAACTGTTTGAGATACGCATTGATGCCAAGGAAAGCAAAATGCTTGACGAGCTTCAACTCACTTTTGACGAAGGTGTGAAGATATCTGAAATAGAAGCAGTGAAGCTATATTACAGCGGTACGGAAGCATCTAACCGAAAGAATGCGAATATTTTTGCTCCGGTGGATTACATTTCCAGCCATAAGGAGGGGCGGACTTTTGCTGCTAATTCTTCTTATTCCATTTTGAAATCGGAAGTAAAGTCACCCAAACACAATGTGACACTGAAAGCTGCTCAAAAGCTTTATCCCGGTATTAATTATTTCTGGGTAAGTTTGCAGATGAATCCTAAAACGTCTGTTCTCTCTAAAATATCAGTTGAAATCAAAGCAATCAAGGTAGATGGAAATACAGCTCCCTCCCGTCAAGTAAATGCCAAGAGAGAGCACTACATGGGTGTAGGTGTGCGGCATGCAGGCGATGATGGAGTTTCTGCTTTCCGTATTCCCGGATTGGTAACAACCAACAAGGGGACATTGCTTGGTGTGTATGACATTCGCTATAACAATAGCAAGGATTTGCAAGAGTATATTGAGATTGGTGTCAGTCGCAGTACGGACGGTGGGCAGACTTGGGAGAAAATGAGAACAGCCATCGGATTCGGTGAATATGACGGTATGCCGAAATCGCAGAATGGCATTGGTGATCCGGCTATTTTGGTGGATAAGCAGACCGGCACTATTTGGATTGTTGCTGCATGGACACACGGTATGGGAGTAGGTGCTGCCTGGTGGAATTCTTTGCAAGGTATGACATTGAATCAGACCGCCCAACTGATTATGGCTAAAAGTGACGATGACGGAAAGACATGGTCAGCTCCTATCAACATTACGGAGCAGGTAAAAGATCCCTCCTGGTACTTTCTGTTGCAAGGTCCGGGGCGAGGCATCAGTATGGAAGACGGCACTTTGGTGTTTGCGAGCCAGTTCATCGGAAGTGATAGAATACCTAACTCGTCCATCATTTATAGTAAGGATCATGGAAAAAACTGGCATATGGGTTCTCTTGCCCGCCCTAATACTACTGAAGCCCAAGTGGCAGAAGTTACACCGGGTGTGCTGATGCTGAACATGCGAGACAATCGTGGAGGTAGCCGTGCTGTTTCCACTACCGATGATTTGGGTAAGACGTGGAAAGAACATGTTTCTTCGCGCACTTCCCTGCGTGAGCCGGTATGTATGGCAAGCCTTATCAGTGTGAAGGCTAAAGACAATGTATTAGGCAAGGATATTTTGCTATTCTCTAATCCGGATGATACGAAAGCAAGGAGGAACATTACGATAAAAGCAAGTTTGGATGGTGGTGTGACATGGCTTCCTGCCAATCAGGTGCTGTTAGATGCCAATGATGGATGGGGATATTCATGTCTCACTATGATAGATAAGGAAACTGTTGGTATTCTATATGAAAGCAGTGTGGCGCACATGACTTTTCAAGCTGTAAAGCTGAAGGATATTGTACGGGAATAG
- a CDS encoding alpha/beta hydrolase family protein, with protein MNRFYNTILLLLLGYVTAFAQNDFQPDRYRVVTTDRSDGRFISTYGIVHQMLKDMKPKYAFNPAFTQNDFLGWQKDVSLAMAEIMCHPQSEKPCTFICVGHEQKDGYKEEKWEFYPLPSCVSTFYVLIPDNVRQSSPAVLCIPGSGMTKEHLIGRISSQNMRAAMALNVAKQGYIAVAVDNAAAGEAADLEHLSQVGYDYDTPSRILLELGWSYLGYTSYLDKQVLDWMKRQSMIRKDRIVVSGFSLGTEPLMVLGALDPDIYGFVYNDFLCQTQERAIVMTAPDENGRRPFPNSIRHLIPNFWRYFNFPDIVASLAPRPLILTEGGLDRDLDLVRRAYEISEHPENVEIHHYAKFQMEEARNKMDKLPEGMDRNSYYISVNVDGVNHYFKNEYVLPWLERLFNK; from the coding sequence ATGAACCGCTTTTATAATACAATACTTTTGTTGCTGCTGGGGTATGTCACTGCTTTCGCGCAGAATGATTTCCAACCGGACAGATATCGAGTGGTGACAACTGACCGTTCCGATGGACGTTTTATCAGTACTTATGGTATTGTTCATCAAATGTTGAAGGACATGAAACCTAAGTATGCTTTCAATCCGGCATTCACTCAAAATGATTTTTTGGGATGGCAGAAAGATGTTTCTCTGGCTATGGCGGAGATCATGTGTCACCCTCAGTCAGAAAAGCCTTGTACCTTTATTTGTGTCGGTCACGAGCAGAAGGATGGTTATAAAGAGGAAAAATGGGAATTTTATCCTTTGCCCTCTTGTGTTTCTACATTCTATGTTCTGATACCTGACAATGTCCGTCAATCATCACCTGCCGTGCTCTGCATTCCAGGCTCCGGTATGACCAAGGAGCATCTGATTGGGCGTATATCTTCCCAAAATATGCGCGCAGCTATGGCGCTCAATGTAGCGAAGCAGGGATATATTGCTGTGGCTGTAGATAATGCTGCTGCCGGAGAAGCTGCTGATTTGGAACATCTGTCACAGGTTGGTTATGATTATGACACTCCTTCGCGTATCCTTTTGGAATTGGGATGGAGTTATCTGGGCTATACCTCGTATCTTGATAAGCAAGTGCTCGATTGGATGAAGCGGCAAAGTATGATTCGCAAAGACCGGATAGTGGTCAGTGGTTTCTCATTGGGTACTGAGCCTTTGATGGTATTGGGCGCTCTGGATCCGGATATTTACGGATTTGTGTACAATGATTTTCTGTGCCAGACTCAGGAACGGGCAATAGTGATGACAGCGCCTGATGAGAACGGACGCCGTCCTTTCCCAAATTCCATTCGCCACCTGATACCGAATTTTTGGCGGTACTTTAATTTTCCTGACATAGTTGCTTCTCTTGCCCCGCGTCCGCTGATACTTACAGAAGGTGGACTGGATCGTGACCTTGATCTTGTGAGGCGGGCTTATGAGATCAGTGAACATCCGGAAAATGTGGAAATTCATCATTATGCCAAGTTTCAGATGGAGGAGGCCCGGAATAAGATGGATAAACTTCCGGAGGGAATGGATAGAAACAGTTATTATATTTCGGTCAATGTGGATGGTGTCAATCATTATTTCAAGAATGAATATGTGCTTCCTTGGCTGGAAAGGCTTTTCAATAAATAA